One window of Dysidea avara chromosome 11, odDysAvar1.4, whole genome shotgun sequence genomic DNA carries:
- the LOC136237936 gene encoding reticulocyte-binding protein homolog 2a-like isoform X2 — protein MNRSKAVSKLRTKTTTLDEMKSEQAKLQSQLKEFEKKQADYEEELKKAKQETEQAQQNMRHELRQLEDNKKKSLASPENH, from the exons ATGAACAGATCTAAAGCTGTATCCAAATTGAGAACAAAAACCACAAC GCTTGATGAAATGAAATCAGAGCAGGCAAAGTTACAGAGCCAGTTAAAAGAGTTTGAGAAGAAACAAGCTGACTATGAGGAG GAACTAAAGAAAGCTAAACAGGAAACTGAACAAGCTCAACAAAACATGAGACATGAGCTAAGACAACTAGAAGATAACAAAAAGAAA